In the genome of Halapricum salinum, one region contains:
- a CDS encoding EMC6-like membrane protein, with product MATETVERDSGHVRSVTVTTLASLAGIVAMLTSEYAIGVDPSSNVSLFVVLGAIAVQLPILKATGIDTDDFSTKDYLYIAFMTFSLWFVSWTLVLTASTV from the coding sequence ATGGCTACAGAGACGGTCGAGAGAGACAGCGGTCACGTCCGGAGCGTGACCGTCACCACGCTCGCCTCGCTCGCGGGGATCGTGGCGATGTTGACCTCCGAGTACGCGATCGGAGTCGACCCGAGCAGCAACGTCTCCCTGTTCGTCGTCCTCGGTGCGATCGCGGTCCAGCTCCCCATCCTCAAGGCTACCGGGATCGACACCGACGACTTCTCGACGAAGGATTACCTCTACATCGCGTTCATGACCTTCTCGTTGTGGTTCGTCTCCTGGACGCTCGTTCTGACGGCCTCGACCGTCTAA